A genome region from Candidatus Bathyarchaeia archaeon includes the following:
- a CDS encoding ATPase domain-containing protein → MIERVKTGVDGLDEVIGGGFPRGSLILLAGEPGTGKTAFSVNFIAKGAVSGEPGVYAGFAEEKEALMECLGGHLAADLRGLEAEGKAKFLDFTAMREEGTSAILERILDEVERIGAKRLAIDSFSAMAQAFRDRMEVRMVAQTVLGRIVRRMGCTTIMVEEVPIGESGVGFGVEEFVADGIMRLRAGEVDGRLLRDLELVKLRGTELIERRLAFTLKGGFRAFVPFKPKPIEERRRFEPIPDPPGRFSTGSRDLDLVLRGGVPRGSIALLEIDERISTLEYHLLIGPMAPEFAFQGRGVVVVPSIGIDAEILRGVGRDYGATEDEFDRLIRIVYLGIPETEEASPSIVAFKGRDWEEDLKGVVKVADELRAKTGQPNLWIVGLDALVDCYGEDICERIMNYAAIVIRRRKSMLVALLKAGLKRLATRLSPIADVYLRLIRRHGCPLLYGIKPRTGLYAVEMDVGKGYPLPKLTPIV, encoded by the coding sequence TTCCCTAGGGGTAGCCTGATCCTCTTGGCCGGGGAACCGGGCACAGGCAAGACCGCCTTCTCGGTCAATTTCATAGCCAAGGGCGCCGTATCGGGCGAGCCTGGCGTTTACGCGGGATTCGCCGAGGAAAAGGAGGCCCTGATGGAATGCCTAGGCGGGCACTTGGCGGCGGACCTCAGGGGGCTCGAGGCCGAGGGTAAAGCGAAGTTCCTAGATTTCACCGCCATGAGGGAGGAGGGCACGTCGGCGATCTTGGAAAGGATCTTGGATGAGGTCGAGAGGATAGGGGCCAAGAGGCTCGCAATAGATTCCTTCTCGGCGATGGCTCAAGCCTTCAGGGATCGGATGGAGGTGAGGATGGTCGCCCAAACGGTCTTGGGGAGGATCGTTAGGCGGATGGGTTGCACGACCATAATGGTAGAGGAGGTCCCCATCGGCGAATCCGGGGTGGGCTTCGGCGTGGAGGAGTTCGTGGCAGACGGAATCATGAGACTCAGGGCGGGCGAAGTGGACGGACGCCTCCTAAGGGACTTGGAATTGGTGAAGCTGAGGGGCACGGAGCTCATCGAGCGCAGGCTGGCCTTCACGCTCAAGGGGGGATTCAGGGCCTTCGTTCCCTTCAAGCCCAAGCCCATCGAGGAGCGGAGGCGCTTCGAGCCCATCCCGGATCCGCCCGGCCGCTTCTCCACGGGCTCGAGGGATTTGGATCTGGTCCTGAGAGGAGGCGTGCCGAGGGGCTCCATCGCGCTCCTAGAGATCGATGAGAGGATTTCGACGCTTGAATATCACCTCCTCATAGGCCCGATGGCCCCGGAGTTCGCATTCCAAGGGAGGGGGGTAGTGGTCGTCCCAAGCATTGGGATCGACGCCGAGATCCTAAGGGGCGTTGGGAGGGACTATGGCGCAACCGAGGATGAGTTCGACCGCCTCATAAGGATCGTGTATTTGGGCATTCCGGAAACGGAGGAGGCATCTCCGAGCATAGTGGCCTTTAAGGGGAGGGATTGGGAGGAGGATTTAAAGGGGGTCGTTAAGGTGGCTGATGAGCTCAGGGCCAAGACGGGGCAACCGAATCTATGGATCGTGGGCTTGGATGCGCTGGTGGATTGTTATGGGGAGGATATATGCGAGAGGATCATGAACTATGCGGCCATCGTTATTCGAAGAAGGAAGTCGATGCTCGTTGCCTTATTGAAGGCTGGCCTAAAGCGATTGGCCACAAGGCTCAGCCCGATCGCCGATGTTTACCTCCGCCTCATCAGGCGGCATGGCTGCCCATTGCTTTATGGAATCAAGCCTAGGACGGGCCTATACGCGGTTGAGATGGACGTGGGGAAGGGCTATCCATTGCCCAAGCTAACGCCGATAGTATGA